In a genomic window of Thermosynechococcus sp. CL-1:
- a CDS encoding DUF3352 domain-containing protein produces MTTESQPSVQSPRRFRPWLVGGVAVVIVGAAAAAGVFLWQRFSQRPIAPGMAIAPNSALLTLTLPTDPKPWEALAKSGLLQAQPWLNPSYDPLSPEGMNLAQLDYLKDVRPFIGDQATVVLLPITPESVRESPVPPHVWIVPTLNVPMGEQLLQSVIGEPITEINGVKIFKAKGILPDPDSGAIALVAHENQAYIIWSQHQSALQQVIATAQANNGIGSQPTYQQAVKGLSDHRPLVELYLNLPAFLASQMAAPEGSLPEPPRELQGMVLTADMTPEQIELEAVTWRPEQNQALVSEGQSRELSRLVPETTLAFYGTGSFKNLWQNTPASVKETIASTVKDLTGLDWQQAFVPWMDGEFAAAFVPVPALGNAPSLLFLSQTSDRPQASQTLSQLDSQIRDRLRWQVQQTATEPQPITTWRIPPGLPVGQHGWLNDQTLFLGLGPLTDMSTRPERSLADSPLYRAVLPQPKDTQFYLNLSHLGSLQNNLLLPELAPEVARSLQPFAALGITSQVRDNRFTHYIARIRLKPLSPP; encoded by the coding sequence ATGACCACGGAATCTCAGCCTTCAGTTCAGTCTCCCCGTCGGTTCCGCCCTTGGCTAGTGGGTGGTGTTGCCGTGGTTATTGTCGGGGCAGCCGCCGCTGCGGGGGTCTTCCTGTGGCAACGGTTTAGTCAACGTCCGATCGCGCCCGGAATGGCGATCGCCCCCAATAGTGCCCTATTGACCCTCACCTTACCCACGGATCCCAAGCCTTGGGAAGCCCTTGCCAAAAGTGGCCTGTTACAAGCCCAACCCTGGTTGAACCCCAGCTATGATCCGCTCTCGCCAGAGGGGATGAATCTAGCGCAACTGGATTACCTCAAGGATGTGCGCCCCTTTATTGGTGACCAAGCCACAGTGGTCTTGTTGCCCATTACCCCAGAGTCCGTCAGAGAATCGCCGGTGCCGCCCCACGTTTGGATTGTGCCGACCCTAAATGTACCGATGGGGGAGCAACTGCTGCAAAGCGTCATTGGCGAGCCGATCACAGAAATCAACGGCGTGAAAATCTTCAAGGCCAAGGGGATTCTCCCTGACCCCGATAGCGGTGCGATCGCCCTTGTTGCGCATGAGAATCAGGCCTACATCATTTGGAGTCAGCACCAGAGCGCCCTGCAACAAGTCATTGCCACCGCCCAAGCCAACAACGGCATTGGCAGCCAGCCCACCTATCAACAGGCAGTGAAAGGGTTATCGGATCATCGCCCTTTGGTGGAACTCTATTTGAACCTACCCGCCTTTTTAGCCAGTCAGATGGCCGCCCCTGAAGGAAGTCTGCCTGAACCCCCGCGGGAACTGCAAGGGATGGTGCTCACCGCAGACATGACCCCTGAGCAAATCGAATTGGAGGCGGTGACTTGGCGCCCTGAGCAGAATCAAGCCTTGGTCAGTGAAGGTCAAAGCCGTGAACTTAGTCGTCTTGTGCCTGAAACGACCCTTGCTTTTTACGGTACAGGCTCCTTTAAGAATTTATGGCAGAATACCCCCGCCTCAGTGAAAGAGACGATCGCCAGCACGGTTAAAGATCTCACTGGCCTCGATTGGCAACAGGCCTTTGTGCCTTGGATGGATGGCGAATTTGCTGCTGCCTTTGTGCCCGTTCCCGCCCTAGGCAATGCCCCTAGTTTGCTCTTTCTCAGTCAGACCAGTGATCGCCCCCAAGCCAGTCAAACCCTGAGCCAGCTCGATAGCCAAATTCGCGATCGCCTGCGGTGGCAAGTACAACAAACGGCAACAGAACCGCAACCGATCACCACTTGGCGTATTCCCCCAGGTTTGCCGGTGGGGCAGCATGGTTGGCTGAATGACCAGACCCTCTTTTTGGGACTCGGCCCTTTGACGGATATGAGTACCCGCCCTGAGCGCTCCCTTGCCGACTCTCCCCTCTATCGTGCGGTGCTGCCCCAGCCCAAGGACACGCAGTTCTACCTGAATTTGAGTCACCTTGGGTCACTGCAAAATAACTTGCTCTTGCCTGAACTAGCACCTGAAGTGGCGCGATCGCTCCAACCCTTTGCTGCTCTAGGCATCACCAGTCAGGTGCGGGATAATCGGTTTACCCACTACATCGCTCGAATCCGCCTAAAACCCCTCTCACCACCGTAG
- the leuB gene encoding 3-isopropylmalate dehydrogenase: MATTYRIAVLAGDGIGPEITAVALDVLQAIAPRFELAFDFIPALVGGSAIDAVGEPLPAATLETCRQSDAVLLAAIGGTQWDSLPRHLRPETGLLALRAGLGLFANLRPAKIFPQLLHASSLKPEVIAGVDLMVVRELTGGIYFGQPRGIFTTETGEQRGVNTMAYTATEIDRIGRVAFETARKRQGKLCSVDKANVLEVSQLWRDRLTALSAEYPDVELTHLYVDNAAMQLVRAPKQFDTIVTSNLFGDILSDIAAMLTGSIGMLPSASLGESGPGLFEPVHGSAPDIAGQDKANPLAMVLSAAMMLRYRLNQPAAAQAIEEAITAVLDQGYRTGDLMAEGCTLVGCREMGNLLIKELSQ; the protein is encoded by the coding sequence ATGGCAACCACGTATCGCATTGCTGTTTTGGCCGGGGATGGTATTGGTCCAGAAATTACGGCTGTTGCCCTCGATGTGTTACAGGCGATCGCCCCTCGCTTTGAATTGGCCTTTGACTTTATTCCTGCCCTTGTGGGCGGCTCTGCCATTGATGCTGTGGGGGAACCCTTGCCAGCAGCAACGCTGGAAACCTGTCGGCAAAGTGATGCCGTGCTTTTAGCCGCCATTGGCGGAACGCAGTGGGATAGCTTACCCCGTCATCTGCGCCCGGAGACGGGATTACTTGCCCTTCGCGCTGGTCTGGGTTTATTTGCTAACTTACGCCCCGCCAAGATTTTTCCGCAACTGCTCCATGCCTCGTCCCTCAAGCCGGAAGTGATTGCCGGCGTGGATCTCATGGTGGTGCGCGAACTGACTGGCGGCATTTACTTTGGTCAACCGCGCGGTATTTTCACCACGGAAACGGGTGAGCAGCGGGGGGTGAATACGATGGCCTACACCGCCACGGAAATTGACCGCATTGGCCGCGTGGCCTTTGAAACGGCTCGCAAACGGCAGGGCAAACTCTGCTCCGTGGATAAAGCTAATGTCCTTGAAGTCTCCCAACTGTGGCGCGATCGCCTGACTGCGCTTAGCGCTGAATATCCCGATGTGGAACTCACCCACCTCTATGTGGACAATGCCGCAATGCAACTGGTGCGCGCCCCGAAACAGTTTGACACGATTGTCACCAGTAACCTATTTGGCGATATTCTCTCCGATATTGCTGCCATGCTCACCGGCAGTATTGGTATGCTCCCCTCCGCTAGCCTAGGGGAATCCGGGCCGGGTCTGTTTGAACCGGTTCATGGCTCGGCGCCCGACATTGCCGGCCAAGACAAAGCGAATCCCTTGGCAATGGTGCTCAGTGCGGCCATGATGCTGCGTTATCGCCTCAACCAACCAGCAGCAGCGCAAGCGATCGAAGAAGCGATTACTGCTGTTTTAGATCAAGGCTACCGCACTGGCGATTTAATGGCTGAGGGCTGTACGCTGGTGGGCTGTCGCGAAATGGGCAACCTCTTGATTAAAGAATTATCCCAATAG
- a CDS encoding aminotransferase class I/II-fold pyridoxal phosphate-dependent enzyme, protein MTISLLAALLAQNHTIPLHTPGHQRGRGMEPLLRALWGMALAQDLSELPGLDNLAQPTGVLAEAQAAVAATAGSDRAWFLVNGATSGLLAALLATVGPGDRVLVGRNVHRSVIAGLVLTGAKPVYLGVAVDPQWGLPLPVTRDVVAAGLAAYPDTKAVVLVSPTYEGLCSPLVEIAQCVHDHGLPLIVDEAHGSHFAYHPALPVAALAAGADVVVQSWHKTLGTLTQTAVLHLKGERVSPERLSQALNLVQTTSPSYWFLAALERAGVQMAEQGEQIYARLLQWVKTSEWPLPRWQPTGIPQDPLRLTLGTWPIGLTGFALDELLQPQIIAEFPSGRSLTFCLGLGTSQIMLEILADRLKSVCAEYCYHAPLPPLAIPPIPNRQEPALSPRDAYFCPQASVPLKAALNEISAETLSPYPPGIPAVIAGERITASVIETLQTLQELGAEIVGATDPTLQTLRICRV, encoded by the coding sequence TTGACGATTTCTCTCCTTGCTGCTCTTTTAGCCCAAAACCACACGATTCCCTTACACACGCCCGGCCATCAACGGGGTCGAGGCATGGAGCCGCTGTTGCGTGCCCTTTGGGGAATGGCCTTAGCCCAAGATTTAAGTGAGTTGCCCGGCCTTGATAATTTGGCGCAGCCAACAGGAGTGCTGGCAGAGGCACAGGCGGCGGTAGCGGCGACGGCGGGGAGCGATCGCGCTTGGTTTTTGGTGAATGGTGCCACCAGTGGTCTTTTAGCCGCACTTCTAGCCACGGTAGGGCCGGGCGATCGCGTTCTCGTGGGGCGCAATGTCCACCGCTCAGTGATTGCGGGACTGGTGTTAACGGGGGCGAAGCCCGTCTATTTGGGAGTCGCCGTTGATCCCCAGTGGGGGCTGCCGTTGCCCGTTACCCGTGATGTGGTTGCCGCCGGCTTGGCTGCCTATCCCGATACCAAGGCGGTTGTGCTTGTCAGTCCCACCTATGAAGGCCTTTGCTCACCCTTGGTCGAGATTGCTCAGTGCGTCCATGACCACGGTTTGCCCCTCATTGTCGATGAAGCCCACGGCAGTCATTTTGCCTATCATCCCGCCTTGCCGGTAGCCGCTTTGGCCGCAGGCGCAGATGTGGTGGTGCAGTCGTGGCACAAAACCCTCGGCACGTTAACCCAAACGGCAGTGCTGCATCTGAAGGGGGAGCGGGTGTCCCCTGAGCGCTTGAGTCAAGCCCTGAACCTCGTGCAAACCACCAGTCCCAGCTATTGGTTTTTGGCAGCCCTTGAGCGGGCGGGGGTGCAGATGGCTGAGCAGGGAGAGCAAATCTACGCGCGACTTCTCCAGTGGGTTAAGACCTCTGAATGGCCTTTACCGCGCTGGCAGCCCACAGGTATCCCTCAGGATCCGCTGCGATTGACCCTAGGGACTTGGCCGATCGGTCTGACGGGGTTTGCCCTGGATGAGCTGTTGCAACCGCAGATCATTGCTGAATTTCCCAGCGGGCGATCGCTCACCTTTTGCCTTGGCCTCGGTACCAGCCAAATAATGCTCGAAATCTTGGCCGATCGCCTAAAAAGTGTTTGCGCCGAATACTGTTACCATGCCCCTCTGCCACCACTGGCCATCCCACCAATCCCTAACCGCCAAGAACCCGCACTCTCACCACGGGATGCCTACTTTTGCCCACAGGCATCGGTTCCCCTCAAGGCGGCCTTAAATGAGATTAGCGCTGAGACCCTCTCCCCCTACCCACCGGGAATTCCCGCTGTTATCGCCGGCGAACGGATCACTGCATCAGTGATTGAAACCTTGCAAACCCTCCAAGAGCTGGGGGCAGAGATCGTGGGGGCTACCGATCCTACGCTACAAACCCTAAGAATCTGTAGGGTCTAG
- the nrdR gene encoding transcriptional regulator NrdR, translating into MQCPYCHHTDSRVLESRSAEGGQSIRRRRECLQCSRRFTTYERIEYVPITVIKRNGDRESFDRSKLLRGIMTACGKTNIPQQKIEALVDDIEADLQLRSRREVTSAELGEAALQRLRHLSEVAYVRFASVYRQFQGISDFVAELAHLQETPASPELVTLSQS; encoded by the coding sequence ATGCAGTGTCCCTATTGCCACCATACGGATAGTCGGGTTCTAGAGTCTCGATCGGCAGAGGGGGGGCAAAGTATTCGGCGGCGTCGAGAGTGCCTCCAATGTAGCCGTCGCTTCACCACCTATGAGCGGATTGAGTACGTTCCCATTACGGTCATTAAACGCAATGGCGATCGCGAGTCCTTTGATCGCTCCAAATTGCTACGGGGGATCATGACCGCCTGTGGCAAAACCAACATTCCCCAACAAAAAATTGAAGCCCTCGTAGATGATATTGAGGCGGATTTGCAGTTGCGATCGCGCCGCGAAGTCACTAGCGCCGAATTGGGGGAAGCGGCACTCCAGCGGCTGCGTCATCTTAGCGAAGTGGCCTATGTCCGTTTTGCCTCGGTCTATCGTCAGTTCCAAGGGATTAGTGATTTTGTTGCGGAATTAGCCCATCTCCAAGAGACCCCTGCCTCTCCAGAGTTGGTGACGCTCTCCCAGTCCTAG
- a CDS encoding bifunctional diguanylate cyclase/phosphodiesterase has protein sequence MEHNSSFLFPQFGHPIMGGQAGYGFDFPASADPYELLRSVCARLPLLILFYDNEGQIYSINQEVTTQLGWDTGDLLSRDFLSQCFPDPETQRQVRYWMVHTPSGWQEVPIHGADGQVLEMIWAFVRFPNGAGLICGYNITDIKLTQAALLETSDRYALLTRGINDGIWDWNLTTNETFYSSRWKSILGYQDHEIGNHIDDWLKRIHPQDVERVKLNLMLHVRGQTPHFHQEFRIQHCNGSYRWALARGLVLRDAYGNATRVAGSLTDLTEHRLAEAQLLHDALHDSLTGLANRTLLFDRIEQAARHGRRRPDYKFAILFIDIDRFKVINDSLGHTCGDLILIELANRLSRIVRPDDTVARIGSDEFVILLDDIRDNNDALGVCDRIRCELDKPFMVKDQPITLRVSIGVATRSPHIEKAENYLRNADIAMYRAKLAGGNRYQVFSEEMHLMARDRLSLEVGLRQAIERDEFTLFYQPIYRLSDNRLYGFEALIRWQHPTQGLLLPDRFIPLAEETGLILPIGDWVIWRACRDLQHWHEQFPQCQLSVNVNLSNRQLMHPALAEQVLAALEQTQIPPHCLHLEMTESVGIDQPDQVRDILLKLKAQDIKLSLDDFGTGYSSLCYLTNLPIDILKIDRSFVKLITETAQKPLVIDAIVSLAKGLELEVIAEGVEHPYQVTRLRELGCDYAQGYYFSQPLSIEQVDALLAQIHAT, from the coding sequence ATGGAGCACAATTCCTCCTTTTTATTTCCTCAATTTGGTCATCCAATCATGGGTGGGCAGGCGGGCTATGGTTTTGATTTTCCAGCAAGCGCGGATCCCTATGAGCTGCTGCGGAGTGTTTGTGCCCGTTTACCTCTGCTGATCCTGTTCTATGACAATGAAGGGCAGATTTACTCCATTAACCAAGAGGTGACGACCCAGTTGGGCTGGGATACGGGGGACTTGCTCTCGCGGGATTTTTTGAGCCAGTGTTTTCCCGATCCAGAGACCCAGCGGCAAGTTCGTTATTGGATGGTTCATACTCCTAGCGGTTGGCAAGAAGTGCCTATCCATGGGGCGGATGGCCAAGTCCTAGAGATGATCTGGGCCTTTGTGCGCTTTCCCAATGGGGCAGGGTTGATCTGCGGCTACAACATCACCGATATAAAGTTGACCCAAGCAGCGTTGCTGGAAACCAGCGATCGCTATGCACTGCTCACCCGTGGCATCAATGATGGCATCTGGGACTGGAATCTGACGACCAATGAGACATTTTATTCCTCGCGCTGGAAAAGTATTCTCGGCTATCAGGATCACGAAATTGGCAACCACATTGACGATTGGCTCAAGCGGATACACCCCCAAGATGTCGAGCGGGTCAAATTGAATTTAATGCTCCATGTGCGCGGCCAAACCCCCCATTTCCACCAAGAGTTTCGCATTCAACATTGCAATGGCTCTTATCGCTGGGCGTTGGCACGGGGGCTGGTGTTGCGGGATGCCTACGGGAATGCCACGCGGGTTGCGGGTTCTCTGACCGATTTGACGGAACATCGCCTTGCCGAGGCACAGTTGCTCCATGATGCCCTCCATGACTCGCTGACGGGGTTAGCCAATCGCACGCTGCTTTTTGATCGCATTGAACAGGCGGCTCGCCATGGTCGGCGTCGTCCCGACTATAAATTTGCCATTTTGTTCATTGACATTGATCGGTTCAAGGTCATTAACGACAGCCTTGGCCACACTTGTGGTGACTTGATTTTGATTGAGTTGGCCAATCGCCTCAGCCGCATTGTCCGCCCCGATGACACGGTTGCTCGCATTGGCAGCGATGAGTTTGTGATTTTGCTGGATGATATTCGTGACAACAACGATGCTTTGGGGGTGTGCGATCGCATTCGCTGTGAACTCGATAAACCCTTTATGGTCAAAGATCAACCAATTACGCTGCGGGTGAGTATCGGCGTGGCCACGCGATCGCCCCACATTGAAAAAGCAGAAAACTACTTGCGCAATGCCGATATTGCCATGTATCGTGCCAAGTTGGCGGGGGGCAATCGCTATCAAGTCTTTAGTGAAGAAATGCATTTGATGGCGCGCGATCGCCTTTCTCTTGAAGTCGGCTTGCGCCAAGCTATTGAGCGGGATGAATTTACCCTCTTTTATCAGCCCATCTATCGTCTTAGTGATAATCGTCTCTACGGTTTTGAAGCCCTGATTCGCTGGCAACATCCCACCCAAGGTTTATTACTGCCCGATCGCTTCATTCCCCTTGCTGAGGAAACGGGACTCATTTTGCCCATTGGCGATTGGGTGATCTGGCGGGCTTGCCGCGATCTTCAGCACTGGCACGAGCAATTTCCCCAGTGTCAGTTGTCTGTGAATGTGAATTTATCGAATCGGCAACTGATGCACCCTGCCCTAGCCGAACAGGTGTTGGCGGCCCTAGAACAGACCCAGATTCCCCCCCATTGCCTGCACCTCGAAATGACCGAAAGTGTAGGCATTGATCAGCCCGATCAGGTGCGCGACATCTTACTTAAACTCAAGGCTCAAGACATCAAGCTCAGCCTCGATGACTTTGGCACGGGTTATTCTTCCCTGTGCTACTTGACCAATCTTCCCATCGACATCCTCAAAATAGATCGCAGCTTTGTGAAGCTGATCACTGAAACCGCGCAAAAACCCCTTGTGATTGATGCCATTGTCAGCCTTGCCAAGGGATTAGAACTCGAAGTGATTGCTGAAGGGGTGGAGCATCCCTATCAAGTGACGCGACTGCGGGAACTGGGCTGTGACTATGCCCAGGGCTATTATTTCTCGCAACCCCTGAGTATTGAGCAGGTGGATGCCCTGTTGGCGCAGATTCATGCTACTTAG
- a CDS encoding pentapeptide repeat-containing protein gives MEPDALLKQYSVGDRDFAGVRLRRANLSRYILTGIDLSRADLTDAALQSTNLQGADLRGAILTGVNLSQADLRGADLRGVILISADLRWVSLRKANLTGADLSRANLANADLSEANLTGAQLSEAILRDANLTLTDLTLAELERANLTRANLTEAYLRGADLADAVLRESQLVQANLRGANLSATNLYQANLERAVLIGANLRRAHLEEAYLREVAFKEANLRHACLDKANLVGADLRGVSLAQALLRGANLSSAILIGANLMGANLSGADLRGANLIEAILTGASLNGVDLSAVDMSEAILPDGYLSE, from the coding sequence GTGGAACCAGATGCTCTACTGAAACAATATAGCGTGGGCGATCGCGACTTTGCGGGGGTACGGTTGCGCCGCGCTAACCTGAGTCGGTATATTTTGACGGGCATTGACCTTTCCCGTGCCGATCTCACCGATGCTGCCCTACAAAGTACCAACCTGCAAGGGGCTGATTTGCGGGGAGCCATTCTTACGGGCGTCAATCTCAGTCAGGCGGATTTGCGGGGGGCGGATCTGCGGGGTGTGATTTTAATTAGCGCCGATCTGCGCTGGGTGTCGTTGCGCAAGGCCAACCTAACGGGGGCGGATCTCAGCCGTGCCAACCTTGCCAATGCCGACCTCAGTGAAGCCAACCTCACCGGTGCCCAACTGAGTGAAGCCATTTTGCGGGATGCCAACCTGACGCTCACGGATCTCACCCTTGCTGAGCTAGAACGTGCCAACCTCACCCGTGCCAACTTAACGGAAGCCTACCTGCGGGGCGCTGATTTGGCAGATGCCGTCTTGCGAGAAAGTCAACTGGTGCAGGCCAATTTACGCGGTGCCAATCTCAGTGCCACCAATTTGTACCAAGCCAATTTAGAGCGAGCCGTCCTGATTGGAGCCAATCTGCGCCGTGCTCACCTTGAGGAAGCTTATCTGCGGGAAGTGGCCTTCAAAGAAGCCAACTTGCGCCATGCCTGTTTGGACAAAGCCAACCTTGTGGGTGCCGATTTACGGGGAGTGAGCCTTGCCCAAGCACTGTTGCGGGGCGCCAATCTCAGCTCTGCCATTCTCATTGGGGCGAATTTAATGGGAGCCAATCTCAGTGGTGCCGATCTGCGGGGAGCCAATCTCATTGAAGCGATTCTTACCGGTGCCAGCCTCAATGGCGTTGATCTCAGTGCTGTGGATATGAGCGAGGCGATTTTGCCGGATGGCTATCTCTCGGAATAG
- a CDS encoding GNAT family N-acetyltransferase, with product MAEFAAALAPELTIQWVNAIASVPQDQWDALALPLETPFFEWEWLHQIEASGSATLQTGWLPHHLLVWRDRQGQRELVAAAPLYVKGHSQGEFVFDHQWAELAARLGIRYYPKLLGMAPFTPAVGYRFLMAEGVDEVRMTKVMLHEIDRLCQRHRFSSCHFLYVDPQWQPAVEAYGYRAWLHHSYIWQNRNYQTFDDYLADFNANQRRNIKRERKAVAQADLTFRVHRGDEVSRSLLRQMYDFYADTCDKFGWWGSKYLTRQFFEALSDRYRHRVVLFAAYPRSGAQRPIAMSFCITKGANLYGRYWGSAQEIDCLHFNACYYEPIEWAIANGIQRFDPGAGGRHKKRRGFPATPNYSLHRFYEPRLAQIFDHYIAQINDEEQRLIDTMNADLPMKSL from the coding sequence ATGGCAGAGTTTGCAGCGGCACTGGCACCGGAGCTAACGATTCAGTGGGTGAATGCGATCGCCAGCGTTCCCCAAGACCAGTGGGATGCCCTTGCTCTGCCCCTAGAGACCCCTTTTTTTGAATGGGAATGGCTGCACCAAATTGAAGCCTCTGGCAGTGCAACGCTGCAAACCGGTTGGCTCCCCCATCATCTCTTGGTTTGGCGCGATCGCCAAGGTCAGCGGGAACTGGTCGCTGCCGCTCCCCTCTATGTCAAAGGCCACAGTCAAGGGGAATTTGTCTTTGATCACCAATGGGCAGAGCTGGCGGCGCGGTTGGGCATTCGCTATTATCCGAAGCTGCTGGGGATGGCGCCCTTTACGCCGGCGGTGGGCTATCGCTTTCTCATGGCCGAGGGGGTGGATGAGGTCAGAATGACCAAAGTGATGCTCCATGAAATTGATCGCCTCTGCCAGCGCCACCGCTTTTCCAGTTGTCACTTTCTCTACGTCGATCCCCAATGGCAGCCCGCTGTCGAAGCCTACGGTTATCGTGCGTGGCTCCACCACAGTTACATCTGGCAAAATCGCAACTATCAGACCTTCGACGACTATCTCGCGGACTTCAATGCCAATCAACGCCGCAACATCAAGCGCGAACGCAAGGCCGTGGCTCAAGCGGATCTCACGTTTCGGGTTCATCGGGGGGATGAGGTCAGCCGCAGCCTATTGCGCCAAATGTACGATTTCTATGCCGATACCTGCGACAAATTTGGCTGGTGGGGCAGCAAGTATCTAACACGGCAGTTTTTTGAAGCCCTCAGCGATCGCTATCGCCATCGAGTCGTTCTTTTTGCTGCCTATCCTAGGAGTGGCGCGCAGCGTCCCATTGCCATGTCCTTTTGTATTACCAAGGGAGCCAATCTCTACGGTCGCTATTGGGGCAGTGCCCAGGAGATTGATTGCCTGCACTTCAATGCCTGTTACTACGAACCCATTGAATGGGCGATCGCCAACGGCATTCAGCGCTTTGATCCCGGTGCTGGCGGACGCCATAAAAAACGGCGAGGCTTTCCGGCCACTCCCAACTACAGCCTGCACCGCTTCTATGAACCCCGTTTAGCGCAAATTTTTGACCACTACATTGCCCAGATCAATGATGAGGAGCAACGGCTCATTGACACGATGAATGCCGATCTACCCATGAAATCCCTCTAG
- a CDS encoding helix-turn-helix transcriptional regulator, which yields MSIPQDDRLEYSLLSERELQVLELVAAGLTNQDIAAKLDISKRTVDNHISNILMKTKSENRVALVRWALAWGKVCLNDVNCCALPTPPTQPHE from the coding sequence ATGTCTATACCGCAAGACGATCGGTTGGAGTATTCACTGCTGTCGGAGCGTGAGCTACAGGTGTTGGAGCTTGTGGCGGCGGGGCTAACCAACCAAGACATTGCCGCCAAACTAGACATCAGCAAGCGTACGGTAGATAACCATATCAGTAATATTCTGATGAAAACAAAATCAGAAAATCGTGTGGCACTTGTGCGCTGGGCTTTAGCCTGGGGTAAAGTTTGCTTGAATGATGTCAATTGTTGTGCCTTACCCACTCCCCCAACCCAGCCCCATGAGTGA
- a CDS encoding YqhA family protein, translating to MRRLSQLERLVEPFLWYFRLFVIIPVIFSLLSTFALFILGSHEILLGLGIQFRNYGDSTIYIKTLGYIITGIDLYLIGIILLLFALGIYELFISKIDAGLARDRATDVSLMQAQSLDQLKDKLLKTIVMALVVTFFKQLIAFNVKTPLDLLYLATAILIIAISTYLMYRVSSEAHH from the coding sequence ATGCGAAGATTATCCCAACTGGAGAGGCTTGTTGAGCCTTTTCTCTGGTATTTCCGTCTTTTTGTCATTATTCCCGTCATTTTTAGCCTACTCAGTACCTTTGCTCTATTTATTCTCGGCAGTCATGAAATTCTTCTGGGGCTGGGCATCCAATTTCGCAATTATGGGGATTCGACAATTTATATCAAAACCCTTGGCTACATCATCACGGGTATTGATTTGTATTTAATTGGCATTATTTTGTTGCTGTTTGCCCTCGGTATCTATGAACTGTTTATTTCTAAAATTGATGCGGGTCTGGCTCGCGATCGCGCCACTGATGTTTCCCTGATGCAGGCTCAAAGTTTAGATCAGCTTAAGGATAAACTGCTAAAAACAATCGTCATGGCTCTGGTGGTGACTTTCTTTAAGCAACTGATTGCCTTCAATGTCAAAACGCCCCTTGACTTACTATATCTGGCCACCGCAATTCTGATTATTGCCATCAGCACCTACTTGATGTACCGCGTCAGTTCAGAAGCCCATCACTAG
- a CDS encoding pentapeptide repeat-containing protein, which produces MDAEELLARYAKGETNFQSVNLAGVSLVGADLIGIDLRGTSLQGVHFQFCHFGRADFSYALLTGARLEGCNFTQAVFNDSHFRDAQCHGCVFDRANLQGADLTLAVFRDCNFLSSDLRQVNLSHTVLAGSCLRSANFRKENYQEGASLVGADLHQVDLQGTNLAGADLSRVNLKGAHLKEANLNGANLTQANLENTNLQGAILTRAILYEANLVGSNLRQSRLAQADLRGAILTQADLSQAILSEARLDDAQAQGVNLREAVLNKADLRRTDLTGADLQEARLIDAYLARTNLKGANLRQANLMRADLSSALLLEACLEQALMPDGSVFI; this is translated from the coding sequence ATGGACGCTGAAGAGTTGCTCGCTCGCTATGCCAAGGGCGAAACCAATTTTCAAAGTGTGAATTTGGCGGGCGTAAGTCTCGTGGGTGCCGATTTGATTGGCATCGATCTGCGCGGTACCAGTTTACAGGGGGTGCATTTCCAGTTTTGTCATTTTGGTCGTGCTGACTTTAGCTATGCCCTCTTGACGGGCGCCCGCTTGGAGGGATGCAACTTTACCCAAGCAGTTTTTAACGATAGCCATTTTCGTGATGCCCAATGTCATGGTTGCGTTTTTGATCGCGCCAATTTGCAGGGAGCAGATCTCACATTGGCCGTTTTTCGCGACTGCAACTTCCTGAGTAGTGACTTGCGACAGGTGAATTTAAGCCATACGGTTTTGGCTGGCTCCTGTCTGCGCAGTGCTAACTTTCGCAAAGAGAACTATCAGGAGGGGGCAAGTCTGGTGGGTGCAGATCTGCATCAGGTAGATCTCCAAGGAACGAATTTGGCAGGGGCAGATCTATCGCGGGTGAACCTCAAGGGGGCGCATCTTAAAGAGGCCAACCTCAATGGCGCCAACCTGACCCAAGCGAATTTAGAAAATACCAATCTTCAGGGGGCAATTCTCACCCGTGCCATTCTCTATGAGGCGAATCTGGTGGGAAGCAACTTACGGCAGTCGCGGCTGGCTCAAGCAGACCTGCGGGGAGCGATTCTCACGCAAGCGGATTTAAGTCAAGCGATTCTCTCCGAGGCGCGGCTTGATGATGCCCAAGCTCAAGGGGTGAACTTGCGGGAAGCGGTTTTGAATAAGGCGGATTTGCGGCGTACGGATCTCACCGGGGCGGATTTGCAAGAAGCTCGCCTCATTGATGCCTACCTAGCCCGCACGAATCTCAAGGGTGCCAATTTACGTCAAGCCAACCTAATGCGTGCTGATCTCAGTAGTGCCCTGTTGCTGGAGGCTTGCTTGGAGCAGGCATTAATGCCCGATGGCAGTGTCTTTATCTAA